A region of Pseudomonadota bacterium DNA encodes the following proteins:
- a CDS encoding efflux RND transporter periplasmic adaptor subunit yields the protein MGPSRSSALVACGPLLFALSLGWIVVAPGCSDDSGADGRRGRGQWQGRGAGAGRKQRNKESAQLIKVLRAEPRDLALRHRSSGTLRALRSVEIRPERPGIVRSLLVEEGDQVRAGQVLARLDTRASKLLAQRDRLAADNAKRELERLRSVASLGVVAPEEVARQQYTAESAATSAKLSRHQLGEMAVRAPFAGTVTRRLIDVGGRADAGSVMFQLEDLRSLELDLHVPEEEAGRVAIGAPVELALLSRTRVVARVLRRAPVVDRRTGTVKVTVRIDEPPAEAMPGAFVQASVVLVSRPAAPSLPKAAIFEIDGSPHVYGVVDGRTKRVPIQVGVRDNGFVEVLGGLEPDRIVVADADEMAEGTAIRPVEHKELKAIRQERLRSAVKRETP from the coding sequence ATGGGACCGTCCCGCAGCTCCGCGCTCGTAGCTTGTGGCCCGCTGCTGTTCGCGCTTTCGCTTGGCTGGATCGTGGTTGCGCCTGGCTGTTCCGATGATTCCGGAGCCGACGGGCGTCGCGGGCGAGGTCAATGGCAGGGCCGCGGCGCAGGTGCTGGTCGCAAGCAACGCAACAAGGAATCGGCTCAGCTGATCAAGGTGCTGCGCGCCGAGCCGCGCGACCTGGCGCTGCGCCATCGCAGCTCCGGTACGCTGCGGGCCTTGAGAAGCGTCGAGATTCGTCCGGAACGCCCAGGCATCGTACGATCACTGCTTGTCGAGGAAGGGGACCAGGTGCGGGCGGGACAAGTGCTGGCTCGGCTCGACACGCGGGCGAGCAAGCTCCTGGCGCAGCGGGATCGCTTGGCAGCCGACAATGCCAAAAGAGAGCTCGAACGGCTCCGCAGCGTCGCGTCGCTGGGGGTGGTGGCGCCGGAGGAAGTAGCCCGGCAGCAGTATACAGCCGAATCCGCCGCAACTTCGGCGAAGCTGTCACGCCATCAGCTGGGCGAGATGGCGGTGCGAGCGCCGTTCGCGGGCACCGTCACCCGTCGCTTGATCGACGTGGGTGGCCGCGCCGACGCCGGCAGCGTGATGTTTCAGCTCGAGGACCTGCGCTCGCTCGAATTGGACCTGCATGTGCCCGAGGAGGAAGCTGGCAGGGTAGCGATCGGTGCGCCCGTCGAGCTTGCCCTCCTGAGCAGGACCAGAGTCGTGGCGCGCGTGCTTCGTCGCGCTCCCGTTGTCGATCGCCGTACCGGAACCGTGAAGGTCACGGTGCGCATCGACGAGCCCCCGGCGGAAGCGATGCCCGGAGCCTTCGTGCAGGCTTCCGTCGTGCTCGTCTCGCGTCCGGCAGCTCCAAGTCTTCCCAAGGCCGCCATTTTCGAGATCGATGGATCGCCCCATGTCTACGGTGTGGTCGATGGCAGGACCAAGCGCGTGCCGATCCAGGTGGGTGTGCGCGATAACGGCTTCGTGGAGGTCCTCGGCGGTCTCGAGCCCGATCGAATCGTGGTCGCGGACGCAGACGAAATGGCGGAAGGCACTGCGATACGGCCCGTAGAGCACAAGGAGCTCAAGGCGATCCGGCAGGAGCGGCTGCGAAGCGCCGTCAAGCGGGAGACACCGTGA